From a single Flavobacteriales bacterium genomic region:
- a CDS encoding type II toxin-antitoxin system RelE/ParE family toxin, giving the protein MALEIIWTPRASEGFDKIIAYLEEEWTEREVGNFVKQVYSFLDQLAEYPHLLKPSAKKLIQRGPINKHTILTYRIKPRKKQIQLLNIRTARQHPQK; this is encoded by the coding sequence ATGGCTTTAGAAATTATCTGGACCCCCAGGGCAAGTGAGGGGTTTGATAAGATTATAGCGTATCTTGAAGAGGAGTGGACAGAGCGGGAAGTGGGAAACTTTGTTAAGCAAGTTTACAGTTTTTTAGATCAACTAGCGGAATATCCCCATTTGTTAAAGCCATCGGCTAAAAAGCTCATCCAAAGGGGGCCGATCAACAAACACACCATACTTACCTACCGGATCAAACCGCGTAAAAAGCAGATACAGTTGCTTAATATCAGGACTGCTCGTCAACATCCACAGAAATAA